Proteins encoded within one genomic window of Cytophagales bacterium:
- the yidD gene encoding membrane protein insertion efficiency factor YidD, producing the protein MRLFRKILILPVLFYQYSISPLFPSSCRYSPTCSSYMKEAILNHGLKGLWMGMKRIARCHPWGGSGYDPVP; encoded by the coding sequence GTGCGATTATTTCGTAAAATTTTGATTTTGCCTGTGTTGTTTTATCAATACAGCATCAGCCCTCTTTTCCCTAGTTCCTGTCGGTACAGTCCGACATGTTCCAGCTACATGAAGGAGGCTATTCTTAATCATGGGTTGAAGGGTCTTTGGATGGGTATGAAGCGCATTGCCAGATGTCATCCTTGGGGTGGAAGTGGCTACGATCCCGTGCCATGA